In Rhinatrema bivittatum chromosome 11, aRhiBiv1.1, whole genome shotgun sequence, a single window of DNA contains:
- the LOC115073327 gene encoding beta-crystallin B2 yields MRLWKSDFSLIIGQRLHFTMASDHQPPASKQQASSKIVIFEQENFQGRCHEFSGLSASLKEAGMEKVGSILVHCGPWVGFEQPNCKGEQFVFEKGEYPRWDSWTNSRRSDSIASLRPIKVDSQEHKIVLYENPNFTGKKIEIVDDDVPSFHAHGYQEKVSSVRVQTGTWVGYQYPGYRGYQYLFEKGDYKDSLDFGAQHPQIQSVRRIRDMQWHQRGTFHHTS; encoded by the exons AGACTTCATTTTACAATGGCATCTGACCACCAACCTCCAGCCTCTAAACAGCAAGCCAGCTCCAAG atTGTCATTTTTGAGCAGGAGAATTTCCAGGGGCGCTGCCATGAATTCAGTGGCCTTTCCGCTAGCCTGAAGGAGGCCGGCATGGAGAAAGTTGGCTCCATCCTAGTACACTGTGGACC ATGGGTAGGGTTCGAACAGCCAAACTGTAAAGGGGAACAGTTTGTGTTTGAAAAGGGGGAGTACCCCCGCTGGGACTCCTGGACCAACAGCCGGAGAAGTGACAGCATTGCCTCCCTCAGACCCATTAAAGTG GATAGCCAAGAGCACAAGATTGTCCTTTATGAAAATCCCAACTTTACTggtaaaaaaattgaaattgtaGATGATGATGTGCCCAGCTTCCATGCCCATGGCTATCAAGAGAAGGTGTCTTCAGTTCGTGTGCAAACTGGAAc gtgggTTGGGTATCAGTACCCTGGGTACAGAGGTTACCAGTACCTGTTTGAAAAGGGAGACTATAAGGACAGCTTGGATTTTGGTGCCCAGCACCCCCAGATCCAGTCTGTGAGGCGCATCCGAGATATGCAGTGGCACCAGCGGGGCACCTTTCACCATACCAGTTAA